Proteins from a genomic interval of Caulobacter sp. NIBR1757:
- a CDS encoding Gfo/Idh/MocA family oxidoreductase — MNTPPRFALIGVGGFVAPRHLRAIKEVGGALEVALDPNDSVGIMDSYFPQARFFTEFERFDRYIDLCRRRGEGVDFMSICSPNYLHDSNVRFALRSGADAICEKPLVLNPHNIDGLQTLEEETGRKVNTILQLRLHPTIIALREKILSGPKDAVADVSLTYVTSRGRWYHSSWKGDEAKSGGIATNIGVHFYDMLSFVFGDLVRNVVHYRAADRAAGYLEYERARVRWFLSINIDDVPPAVREKQSTFRSITVDGEEIEFSDGFTDLHTASYREVIAGRGFSLAEVRPSIATVAHIRNAPLEPDEGEAHPFLATVLASGEGRNDERA; from the coding sequence ATGAACACTCCACCTCGTTTCGCCTTGATCGGCGTCGGCGGTTTCGTCGCGCCGCGCCATCTGCGCGCCATCAAGGAGGTCGGCGGCGCCCTCGAGGTGGCCCTTGATCCCAACGATTCCGTCGGAATCATGGACAGCTACTTTCCCCAGGCGCGGTTTTTCACCGAGTTCGAACGCTTCGATCGCTACATCGATCTGTGCCGCCGCCGCGGCGAGGGCGTCGATTTCATGAGCATCTGCTCGCCCAACTATCTTCACGATTCCAACGTCCGCTTCGCGCTCCGCTCCGGCGCCGACGCCATCTGCGAAAAGCCTCTGGTGCTCAACCCCCACAACATCGACGGTCTGCAGACCCTGGAGGAAGAGACAGGCCGGAAGGTCAACACCATCCTGCAGCTGCGGCTGCACCCGACGATCATCGCGCTTCGCGAGAAGATCCTGAGCGGACCGAAGGACGCGGTCGCCGACGTCTCCCTGACCTATGTGACCTCTCGCGGGCGCTGGTACCACAGCTCCTGGAAGGGCGATGAGGCCAAGTCGGGCGGCATCGCCACCAACATCGGCGTGCACTTCTACGACATGCTGAGCTTCGTCTTCGGCGACCTGGTCCGCAACGTCGTTCACTACCGGGCCGCCGACCGCGCGGCCGGCTATCTGGAGTACGAGCGGGCGCGGGTGCGCTGGTTCCTGTCGATCAACATCGACGACGTGCCGCCGGCTGTCCGTGAGAAACAATCGACCTTCCGATCGATCACCGTGGACGGCGAGGAGATCGAGTTTTCCGACGGCTTCACCGACCTTCACACCGCCAGCTATCGCGAGGTCATCGCCGGCCGCGGCTTTTCCCTGGCCGAGGTTCGCCCCTCGATCGCCACCGTGGCGCACATCCGCAACGCGCCGCTCGAGCCCGACGAGGGCGAGGCCCACCCCTTCCTGGCGACGGTGCTGGCTTCCGGCGAAGGGCGCAACGATGAGCGGGCGTGA
- a CDS encoding acyltransferase yields the protein MSGRDPAAPQMRQDDRFPGVLIHESAYVDDPCSIGQGTKVWHFSHILAGCDIGEGCSIGQNVMIGPNVPVGDRCKIQNNVSLFNGVELEDDVFCGPSCVFTNVLNPRAAIERKSEFRKTIVRRGATIGANATIVCGHEIGAYAFIAAGAVVTGPAPAFALMAGVPARRIGWMSRAGARLGEDLVCPIEGVVYVETESRLEIAPAS from the coding sequence ATGAGCGGGCGTGATCCGGCGGCGCCGCAGATGCGGCAGGACGACCGCTTTCCCGGCGTGCTGATCCACGAAAGCGCCTATGTCGACGATCCCTGCAGCATCGGCCAGGGCACGAAGGTCTGGCACTTCAGCCATATACTTGCGGGCTGCGACATCGGCGAAGGCTGTTCCATCGGCCAGAATGTGATGATCGGTCCGAACGTGCCGGTCGGCGACCGCTGCAAGATCCAGAACAACGTCAGCCTGTTCAACGGCGTCGAGCTGGAGGACGACGTGTTCTGCGGCCCCAGCTGCGTGTTCACCAACGTGCTCAATCCGCGCGCCGCCATCGAGCGCAAGTCGGAGTTTCGCAAGACCATCGTCCGGCGCGGCGCGACCATCGGCGCCAACGCCACCATCGTCTGCGGGCACGAGATCGGCGCCTACGCCTTCATCGCCGCCGGCGCGGTCGTCACCGGGCCAGCGCCGGCCTTCGCCCTGATGGCCGGCGTGCCCGCGCGGCGGATCGGCTGGATGAGCCGGGCCGGGGCGCGGCTGGGCGAGGACCTGGTCTGCCCGATCGAGGGCGTGGTCTATGTTGAGACCGAAAGTCGGCTGGAGATCGCGCCCGCGTCATGA
- a CDS encoding glycosyltransferase — protein MKVLIPNYPTTDSFVDNVAFTLRAMGHEVVTPVRPLDRFRSGPARFLTRAWRQAFPEHWTPGERFALAAARQSAPDLVLCLTQSLRQEVIENLRGLGARRMVAWWGDPPANMEGLGLLADGWDHIFIKDAAAVAKFRAVGQPAELMHEAMNPAWHRRAFSAIGDEVAVAGSYYGYRQFLVRRLMAAGVPMALHGPRPPRWADPAISAAATGRFIVRDEKSAVFGSALACLNSTTLSEGDSLNCRAFEIAGAAGLQLIENKPMVADCFEPGREVLVYRSVEDIVDYLARARSEPAWAMSIREAGHARANAEHSYRHRLDVLLKRAGLGAA, from the coding sequence ATGAAGGTCCTGATACCCAACTACCCGACCACCGACAGCTTTGTGGACAATGTGGCCTTCACCCTGAGGGCCATGGGGCATGAGGTGGTCACCCCGGTCCGACCGTTAGACCGCTTTCGAAGCGGCCCGGCGCGGTTCCTGACCCGCGCCTGGCGGCAGGCCTTTCCCGAGCACTGGACGCCCGGCGAGCGCTTCGCGCTGGCGGCCGCGAGGCAGTCGGCGCCCGATCTCGTTCTCTGCCTGACCCAGAGCCTGCGGCAGGAGGTGATCGAAAACCTGCGCGGTCTCGGCGCGAGGCGCATGGTCGCCTGGTGGGGAGATCCGCCGGCCAACATGGAGGGGCTGGGCCTGCTGGCCGACGGCTGGGACCACATCTTTATCAAGGACGCCGCCGCGGTGGCGAAGTTCCGCGCCGTCGGCCAGCCGGCCGAGCTCATGCACGAGGCCATGAACCCGGCCTGGCACCGGCGGGCCTTTTCCGCCATCGGCGACGAGGTCGCGGTGGCCGGCAGCTATTACGGCTACCGCCAGTTCCTGGTGCGCCGGCTGATGGCCGCCGGCGTGCCGATGGCTCTGCATGGTCCGCGGCCGCCGCGATGGGCCGACCCGGCGATCTCGGCCGCCGCGACCGGTCGGTTCATCGTCAGGGACGAAAAGAGCGCGGTGTTCGGATCGGCTCTGGCCTGCCTCAACTCCACGACCCTCTCCGAGGGAGACAGCCTCAACTGCCGCGCCTTCGAGATCGCCGGCGCCGCCGGTCTGCAGCTGATCGAGAACAAGCCAATGGTCGCCGACTGTTTCGAACCCGGGCGAGAGGTGCTGGTCTATCGTTCGGTCGAAGACATAGTAGATTACCTCGCCCGCGCCCGGTCCGAACCGGCCTGGGCGATGTCGATCCGCGAGGCCGGACACGCCCGGGCGAACGCCGAGCATAGCTATCGTCACCGGCTGGACGTCCTCCTGAAACGCGCCGGCCTCGGCGCGGCCTGA
- a CDS encoding DegT/DnrJ/EryC1/StrS family aminotransferase, which translates to MPERSYPVSRPSIGALEAEYVLDAVQSGWISSIGPYVTRFESDFAAFCETRHAVAVSNGTVALHLAMMAYDIGPGDEVIVPDLSFIATANSVLMAGATPVFCDIEPETLCLDPAALESLITPRTKAVMPVHLYGHPADMPAINAVAARHGLKVIEDAAEAHGAAVLGKPVGGLGDCATFSFYGNKNLTTGEGGMITSDDDAFIARCRVLRDHAMSPTRRYWHEELGYNYRMTNLQAALGCAQLERSEALLEGRRRVFAMYRQRLEGVPGLKLSRTAQWARHAHWLVCVEIEGLDHDRREAFMDRLRARGIDTRPYFYPMSHMPYLTQAATPVASRYAQIGLNLPTYIELEQADIDYICDGLIAETAGLAALA; encoded by the coding sequence ATGCCAGAACGCTCCTATCCCGTCTCCCGGCCGTCCATCGGCGCGCTCGAGGCGGAGTATGTGCTGGATGCGGTGCAGTCGGGCTGGATCTCGTCGATCGGCCCCTATGTCACCCGCTTCGAGAGCGATTTCGCCGCCTTCTGCGAGACCCGCCACGCGGTGGCGGTGTCCAACGGCACCGTGGCCCTGCACCTGGCGATGATGGCCTATGACATCGGGCCGGGGGACGAGGTCATCGTCCCCGACCTGAGCTTCATCGCCACGGCCAACAGCGTCCTGATGGCCGGGGCCACGCCGGTGTTCTGCGACATCGAGCCGGAGACCCTCTGCCTCGACCCGGCGGCGCTGGAGAGCCTGATCACGCCCCGGACGAAGGCCGTCATGCCGGTTCACCTGTACGGCCACCCGGCCGACATGCCGGCCATCAACGCGGTCGCCGCCCGCCACGGCCTGAAGGTGATCGAGGACGCCGCCGAGGCGCATGGCGCCGCGGTGCTGGGCAAGCCGGTCGGCGGGCTGGGCGACTGCGCGACCTTCAGCTTCTACGGCAACAAGAACCTCACCACCGGCGAAGGGGGCATGATCACCTCCGATGATGACGCCTTCATCGCCCGCTGCCGGGTGCTGCGCGATCACGCGATGAGCCCGACCCGGCGCTACTGGCACGAGGAGCTGGGCTACAACTACCGCATGACCAACCTGCAGGCCGCGCTCGGCTGCGCCCAGCTCGAACGGTCGGAGGCGCTGCTGGAGGGCCGACGCCGGGTGTTCGCCATGTACCGCCAACGCCTGGAGGGCGTCCCCGGCCTGAAGCTCAGCCGCACGGCGCAATGGGCCCGCCACGCCCACTGGCTGGTCTGCGTCGAGATCGAGGGGCTGGACCACGACCGCCGCGAGGCCTTCATGGACCGGTTGCGGGCCCGGGGCATCGACACACGGCCCTACTTCTATCCGATGTCCCACATGCCCTACCTGACCCAGGCGGCCACGCCCGTCGCCAGCCGGTACGCCCAGATCGGCCTCAACCTGCCGACCTACATCGAGCTGGAGCAGGCCGACATCGACTACATCTGCGATGGCCTGATCGCCGAGACGGCCGGGCTCGCGGCGCTTGCTTAA
- a CDS encoding DapH/DapD/GlmU-related protein, with translation MLKRLLLHAIEDLLRPISGPLGVRLRRAYYRRRFKACGSHLTIDTGVSFEAPQLISAGDWLWIDKNVVIIAGAANAAGDITWMDNPDCAAAPGEVILGDNTHVAIGCVIQGHGGVSIGSACTIGSGSMIYSLSNAVRSARTGPVVGEGSSLGRVASPVAIGRNVWLGLNSIVIGHSIGDDCFLKPMTVLVSNLAPNTVASGNPARPEGLRYSDISP, from the coding sequence TTGCTTAAGCGCCTCCTCCTCCACGCGATCGAGGACCTGCTGCGGCCGATCAGCGGTCCGCTGGGCGTGCGGCTGCGGCGCGCCTATTACCGGCGCCGGTTCAAGGCCTGCGGCAGCCACCTGACCATCGACACCGGGGTCAGCTTCGAGGCGCCGCAGCTGATCTCGGCCGGCGACTGGCTGTGGATCGACAAGAACGTGGTGATCATCGCCGGCGCGGCCAACGCCGCCGGCGACATCACCTGGATGGACAACCCGGACTGCGCCGCTGCCCCGGGCGAGGTGATCCTCGGCGACAACACCCACGTCGCCATCGGCTGTGTGATCCAGGGCCATGGCGGCGTCTCGATCGGGTCTGCCTGCACGATCGGCTCCGGCTCGATGATCTACTCCCTGTCCAACGCCGTGCGGTCGGCGCGGACCGGGCCGGTGGTGGGCGAAGGCTCGTCGCTCGGCCGGGTCGCCAGCCCGGTCGCCATCGGCCGAAACGTCTGGCTGGGGCTCAACAGCATTGTCATCGGCCATAGCATCGGCGACGATTGCTTCCTCAAGCCGATGACCGTGTTGGTTTCCAATCTCGCGCCGAACACGGTAGCGTCGGGCAATCCGGCGCGTCCGGAAGGCCTCCGCTATTCCGACATCTCCCCGTAG
- a CDS encoding glycosyltransferase: MKRILFLQFFDPAAYPPLDRGAAQLLERGCTVRFLGVRSQGTGAEMRLSAHPRLTERLISRPTTRATISAYFAAAIEELVRFRPDVVYCSQERVYPIGLAASFLPHVQTVLHEHDTPWLDAGRKRSLLVKARAAFARRATLCVIPQTERAITFAAETGGRRIAVAYNTPALSEIGPPPAPRSGPGLVLWHHGSIGPRRLPASLIHALAKTPDDVELRVAGYETISTYGYVDSLKALAGSLGVGHRFSYLGAAKRDDLYAAARAADVGVLLFDSNFIEPMAGASNKPFDFLACGLPLIINDTAEWRDFFGDRNLSLSCRPDDPDDIARVIMWYRDHPEERARMAQRGHQAMLDEWNYEQSFAPVLEALEASSSIGSRT, translated from the coding sequence ATGAAGCGCATTCTGTTTCTCCAGTTCTTCGATCCCGCGGCATACCCGCCGCTGGATCGGGGAGCCGCGCAGTTGCTCGAACGGGGTTGTACAGTCCGGTTCCTGGGTGTCCGCAGCCAGGGCACAGGCGCAGAAATGCGTCTTTCAGCCCATCCCAGATTGACCGAACGATTGATCTCCAGGCCCACGACAAGGGCCACGATCAGCGCCTATTTCGCGGCCGCCATTGAGGAGTTGGTCCGGTTTCGGCCCGACGTCGTCTACTGCTCCCAGGAGCGCGTCTACCCGATTGGTCTGGCGGCCAGCTTCCTGCCCCACGTTCAAACGGTTCTGCATGAGCATGACACGCCCTGGCTGGACGCAGGCCGCAAGCGCTCACTCCTGGTGAAGGCGCGGGCCGCCTTCGCGCGACGGGCAACCCTGTGCGTCATCCCGCAGACCGAGCGGGCCATCACCTTCGCGGCCGAAACCGGGGGCCGGCGCATCGCGGTCGCCTACAACACGCCGGCCCTGAGCGAGATTGGGCCTCCCCCGGCTCCCCGCAGCGGTCCAGGCCTTGTCCTGTGGCATCATGGTTCGATCGGCCCACGGCGCCTTCCCGCCAGCCTGATCCACGCTTTGGCAAAGACCCCCGACGATGTTGAGCTGCGGGTCGCGGGCTACGAGACGATTTCGACGTACGGCTACGTTGACAGCCTGAAGGCGCTGGCGGGCTCGCTGGGGGTCGGGCACAGATTTTCCTATCTGGGAGCGGCCAAGCGCGACGACCTGTATGCGGCGGCCCGGGCGGCCGATGTCGGGGTTCTGCTGTTCGACTCGAACTTCATCGAACCGATGGCCGGCGCTTCCAACAAGCCGTTCGACTTCCTCGCCTGCGGTCTGCCGCTGATCATCAACGACACGGCCGAATGGCGTGACTTTTTCGGCGACAGGAACCTGTCGCTGAGCTGTCGGCCCGACGACCCGGATGATATTGCCCGGGTCATAATGTGGTATCGAGACCATCCCGAGGAGCGGGCGCGCATGGCGCAGCGGGGGCACCAGGCGATGCTCGACGAGTGGAACTACGAGCAGTCCTTTGCTCCTGTGCTAGAGGCTCTCGAGGCGTCGTCCAGCATCGGCAGCCGGACTTGA
- a CDS encoding glycosyltransferase family 4 protein: MRILFLTPGCFDKGGISRYSRYQIEALREICGADNVRALSLLGPDENSLETPFSVLAHGPANRHASIMSRLQFATRALYEALTWRPDVVWSAHVNFTPLLNLAGRLAGARTLLNVYGLEIWSGLTAPRRRAMARVHRVLADCHFTARHVRDEGLHHSLPTVVWDPVDLRTFAPGPADPAVAARYGLPDPDRHTVVMSLGRLARAAAHKGFDRLIATVARLAPAHPDLRLVIAGRGDDRPRLEALAAEHGIADRVIFTGPVDEADLPAIYRAADVFSLVSDRGHGRGEGIPLTPLEAMACGAPIIVGDEDGSQEAVVAGRNGFVVSPRDPGSHAEALGRLARDPSLRARMGGEARKVAEEFFSYGRFVSEHRALLGSL, from the coding sequence ATGCGCATCCTCTTCCTGACCCCCGGCTGCTTCGACAAGGGCGGCATCAGCCGCTACTCCCGCTATCAGATCGAAGCGCTGCGGGAGATCTGCGGGGCTGACAACGTTCGCGCCCTGTCGCTGCTGGGTCCGGACGAAAACAGCCTCGAAACCCCCTTTTCAGTGCTGGCGCACGGCCCCGCCAACCGCCATGCCTCGATCATGAGTCGGCTGCAGTTCGCGACCCGGGCCCTGTACGAGGCCTTGACCTGGCGACCTGACGTCGTCTGGAGCGCCCACGTCAATTTCACGCCGCTGCTGAACCTCGCCGGCCGGCTGGCCGGGGCCCGGACCCTGCTCAATGTCTATGGACTGGAAATCTGGAGCGGCCTGACGGCCCCGCGACGCCGCGCCATGGCCCGTGTCCACCGGGTGCTCGCCGACTGCCACTTCACCGCCCGGCACGTGCGCGACGAGGGCCTGCATCACAGTCTGCCGACCGTGGTCTGGGACCCGGTCGATCTGCGGACGTTCGCCCCGGGGCCGGCCGATCCCGCCGTGGCGGCCCGCTATGGCCTGCCGGACCCGGACCGGCACACCGTGGTCATGAGCCTGGGCCGCCTGGCCAGGGCGGCGGCGCACAAGGGGTTCGACCGGCTGATCGCCACCGTCGCGCGCCTGGCCCCCGCCCATCCGGACCTGCGCCTGGTCATCGCCGGCCGGGGAGACGACCGGCCAAGGCTGGAGGCGCTGGCCGCCGAGCATGGCATCGCCGACCGGGTGATCTTCACCGGCCCGGTCGACGAGGCCGACTTGCCGGCCATCTATCGCGCCGCCGATGTGTTTTCGCTGGTCAGCGATCGCGGACATGGCCGGGGAGAGGGCATCCCCCTGACGCCCCTCGAGGCCATGGCCTGCGGCGCCCCGATCATCGTCGGCGACGAGGACGGCTCGCAGGAGGCGGTCGTCGCCGGCCGCAATGGCTTCGTCGTCTCGCCCCGCGACCCGGGCAGCCACGCCGAGGCGCTCGGGCGGCTGGCCAGGGACCCGTCGCTGCGGGCGCGGATGGGCGGCGAGGCGCGCAAGGTGGCCGAGGAGTTCTTCAGCTACGGGCGATTCGTCAGCGAGCACCGGGCCCTGCTGGGGTCGCTTTGA
- a CDS encoding glycosyltransferase produces the protein MKILIYAPNYYPATRYGGPIRSSHGLAAALVRAGHGVQVFTTDVDGPDRLDVPLETPVLIDGVEVRYFPLAAPARIYHSPAMDRALADAAAGVDVIHTNGMFLLPGPRAAHHARRAGTPLVISPRGMLLPEMIAGKSALVKRAWISLLERRALSGAAAIHVTSEEEARGVRALGLDLAPLSVIGNGVDTPAAPPSAAGIERLWGAAPKGRRVAFLARLDWTKGADLAVEAVTALPGAHLLLAGPDQIGLRARLEDLASRAGAADRVRFAGQLDDAEKWALLAGADVLVAPSVNESFGLAVAEAMAMGVSVVTSPGVGASDIVRRIEPDCVVERNVPDLTAAIGALLGDPARRERFGKEAQRVMRAEFGWDSIAGRMIALYEAAGGDEPRGIGRQGYST, from the coding sequence TTGAAAATCCTCATCTACGCCCCCAACTACTACCCCGCCACGCGGTACGGCGGGCCCATCCGCTCGAGCCACGGGCTGGCGGCGGCGCTGGTGCGGGCCGGGCACGGGGTGCAGGTGTTCACCACCGATGTTGACGGCCCCGACCGGCTGGACGTACCGCTGGAGACGCCGGTTCTGATCGATGGCGTCGAAGTGCGTTATTTTCCCCTCGCCGCCCCGGCGCGGATCTATCACTCGCCGGCCATGGACCGGGCCCTGGCGGACGCGGCGGCCGGGGTCGATGTGATCCACACCAACGGCATGTTCCTGTTGCCGGGGCCCAGGGCGGCGCACCACGCCCGCCGCGCCGGCACGCCACTGGTCATCTCCCCGCGCGGCATGCTGTTGCCGGAGATGATCGCCGGCAAGTCGGCCCTGGTGAAGCGCGCCTGGATCAGCCTGCTGGAGCGGCGCGCCCTGTCGGGCGCGGCGGCGATCCATGTCACCTCCGAGGAGGAGGCCCGGGGCGTGCGGGCCCTGGGGCTCGACCTGGCGCCGCTGAGCGTCATCGGCAACGGCGTCGACACGCCGGCGGCCCCGCCGTCCGCCGCCGGGATCGAGCGGCTGTGGGGCGCGGCGCCGAAGGGACGGCGCGTGGCGTTTCTGGCCCGGCTCGACTGGACGAAGGGCGCCGACCTGGCCGTCGAGGCGGTCACCGCCCTGCCCGGCGCGCACCTGCTGTTGGCCGGCCCCGACCAGATCGGGCTACGGGCCCGGCTCGAAGACCTCGCCTCCCGGGCCGGCGCCGCCGACCGGGTGCGTTTCGCCGGTCAGCTGGACGATGCCGAAAAATGGGCCCTGCTGGCCGGCGCCGACGTCCTTGTCGCCCCGTCGGTCAACGAGAGCTTCGGCCTGGCCGTAGCCGAGGCGATGGCCATGGGCGTGAGCGTCGTCACATCGCCCGGCGTCGGAGCCAGCGATATTGTCCGCCGGATTGAACCGGACTGCGTCGTCGAGCGTAACGTTCCGGACCTGACCGCGGCGATCGGGGCGCTCCTCGGCGACCCCGCCCGGCGCGAGCGGTTCGGCAAGGAGGCCCAGCGGGTCATGCGCGCGGAATTTGGCTGGGACAGCATCGCCGGCCGCATGATCGCGCTGTATGAAGCGGCGGGGGGAGACGAACCGCGCGGCATTGGTCGGCAGGGATACTCCACGTGA
- a CDS encoding lipopolysaccharide biosynthesis protein, which produces MNLIIPLKAQLSRVIKSTFVRAVTALSTGQLISAVIPILAAPILGRLYLPADYGVLATFMAASTILSAVSTFQLQQGVIAEHGERRAVALVVVCRRVGYIVSAAALVLALGIVLWMGESTHYAASKWWMLGLPLTTASGAVVAATAALANRYRRYGTMAQAQVLSAVVTVATSVSLGVAGWGASGLFVSYFLSQLVTLFYYLWLYRQMVPTPPRPGVKRTLVLIRSHRRFAIFTLPAVLISNVSQQLPVFSLAALGLAPLVGAFARARQLASMPIQLLGSSVGQVFRQRASEMYRATGSCRPEFVRTFFVLLGMGLAPTIALMLYGRVLFEFVLGPQWGDAGKIAGILAPMLLLRLVSAPLSQVFYFTGRQVHDLVIVVSNTALLALILAVVLVLKLPAISIVYVFSVSYSIMYVVYLAMGWRASLAR; this is translated from the coding sequence GTGAACCTGATCATTCCCCTGAAAGCCCAGCTCAGCCGGGTCATCAAGTCCACCTTCGTGCGCGCGGTGACGGCCCTGTCGACGGGGCAACTCATTTCGGCCGTGATCCCGATCCTCGCCGCCCCGATCCTGGGGCGCCTCTATCTGCCCGCCGACTACGGCGTCCTGGCCACCTTCATGGCGGCCTCGACCATCCTGTCAGCCGTCAGCACGTTCCAGCTCCAGCAGGGCGTCATCGCCGAGCACGGCGAACGCCGGGCGGTCGCCCTGGTCGTCGTTTGCCGGCGCGTCGGCTATATTGTCTCCGCCGCGGCGCTGGTTCTCGCCCTGGGGATCGTGCTGTGGATGGGAGAGAGCACCCACTACGCCGCCTCCAAGTGGTGGATGTTGGGTCTGCCCCTGACGACGGCGAGCGGCGCCGTGGTGGCGGCGACCGCCGCCCTCGCCAATCGTTACAGGCGCTATGGCACGATGGCCCAGGCTCAAGTCTTGTCGGCGGTCGTGACCGTCGCAACATCGGTCAGCTTGGGTGTAGCAGGATGGGGCGCGAGCGGCCTGTTCGTCAGCTACTTCCTCTCCCAACTCGTGACGCTCTTCTACTACCTGTGGCTCTACCGGCAGATGGTTCCGACGCCGCCGCGACCTGGCGTCAAGCGCACCCTGGTTCTGATCCGGTCGCATCGCCGATTCGCGATCTTCACCCTTCCAGCGGTGCTGATCTCCAACGTGAGTCAGCAGCTGCCGGTCTTTTCCCTTGCCGCGCTTGGCCTGGCCCCCCTGGTCGGCGCGTTTGCCCGGGCCAGGCAGTTGGCGAGCATGCCGATCCAGCTGCTCGGCAGCTCGGTCGGGCAGGTCTTCCGACAACGGGCTTCGGAGATGTATCGCGCAACGGGCTCCTGCCGCCCCGAGTTTGTGAGAACATTCTTCGTGCTGCTTGGCATGGGGCTGGCGCCGACCATCGCGCTCATGCTGTACGGGCGCGTCCTCTTCGAGTTCGTGCTCGGACCACAGTGGGGCGATGCGGGCAAGATCGCAGGCATACTGGCTCCAATGTTGCTGCTGCGCCTGGTTTCCGCACCGCTTTCACAGGTGTTCTACTTCACCGGGCGACAGGTGCACGATCTTGTCATCGTTGTCAGCAATACTGCCCTGCTGGCCTTGATATTGGCGGTCGTTCTGGTGCTCAAACTGCCGGCGATATCGATCGTATACGTGTTCTCGGTGTCTTACTCTATTATGTACGTAGTCTACTTAGCGATGGGATGGCGAGCATCACTAGCAAGATGA
- a CDS encoding class I SAM-dependent methyltransferase, which translates to MASITSKMNHDSPPAGPAMSFEQAYYEADSFWAGDALTDSGNRSRVELTAAVVPRDVRSLLDAGCGNGVFGIALAAARPDIALVGMDRSAAALKYAPFETIQGSLESIPFPDGSFDCVSCLQVIEHLPLGVYEVALRELVRVSRRYVIVGVPYKEDLEKDTTVCPACKTRFNIDLHLRTYDDAKIANLFTEHGGRMTRIEFPARRLRLKYVNEVLGYLRRDRTPQGFLSPICPVCGYSEGDLAAAPVVDTSVPGPAGQGSGLRATAKRLARSIGKIWPREEVFGYWAIALYEFPDRETPVAAQEQGGG; encoded by the coding sequence ATGGCGAGCATCACTAGCAAGATGAACCATGACTCCCCCCCGGCCGGTCCGGCGATGTCCTTCGAGCAGGCCTACTACGAGGCTGACAGCTTCTGGGCTGGGGACGCCCTTACCGACAGCGGCAACCGTTCGCGCGTGGAATTGACCGCGGCGGTTGTGCCGAGGGACGTTCGCTCCCTGCTCGATGCGGGCTGCGGCAACGGCGTGTTCGGGATCGCCCTGGCGGCGGCGCGGCCTGACATCGCGCTTGTCGGGATGGATCGCAGCGCGGCGGCCCTGAAATACGCGCCCTTCGAAACCATCCAGGGCTCACTCGAGAGCATTCCGTTCCCCGACGGCTCGTTCGACTGTGTCAGCTGCCTTCAGGTGATCGAGCATCTGCCGCTGGGGGTCTACGAAGTGGCGCTGCGCGAGCTCGTCCGGGTGTCGCGGCGCTATGTGATTGTCGGCGTCCCCTACAAGGAGGATCTGGAGAAGGACACCACGGTCTGCCCGGCCTGCAAGACCCGGTTCAACATAGACCTGCACCTGCGCACCTATGACGACGCGAAGATCGCGAACCTGTTCACGGAGCACGGCGGCCGGATGACGCGGATCGAGTTTCCCGCCCGGCGCCTCAGGCTGAAGTATGTCAACGAGGTGCTGGGCTATTTGAGGCGTGACCGGACACCGCAGGGCTTCCTTTCTCCGATTTGCCCCGTCTGCGGCTATTCCGAGGGCGACCTGGCGGCAGCCCCGGTGGTGGACACTTCCGTTCCGGGTCCGGCGGGCCAGGGGTCGGGCCTGCGAGCGACCGCGAAGAGGCTGGCGAGGTCCATCGGGAAAATCTGGCCGCGCGAGGAGGTCTTCGGGTACTGGGCCATCGCACTCTACGAGTTCCCCGATCGAGAAACACCTGTCGCCGCCCAGGAGCAAGGCGGCGGGTGA